A single region of the Winslowiella toletana genome encodes:
- a CDS encoding GMC family oxidoreductase, giving the protein MATPSESTVVIVGTGVVGVVIAEQLLDAGISVLMLEAGPRVSRAEIVENYRNLPMAAKGNPIECYPSRKWAPHPEPAGAGKGYLQLSGSDSYAQSYVRYAGGSTWHWAGTCWRLTPDDMQLHTRYGVGRDWPFDYQTLEPYYVRAEYKLGICGPDEPALQWPPLRSKPYPMKALPFGPGESRFTEVVKTLGYHNIPCAQARNSGISYDERPACCANNNCVPVCPVGAKYDAATALSRLESKGAVIIDNAVVWRVETDSRNQVAAVHYYDQHKQTYRVGGKLFILACNGLETPKLLLMSADERNPNGLANSSDQVGRNMMDHPQITMTVTLQEPFWAGVGPVVNSGIMETSQGDFRAQHAGAYFRFNNFARNRFVTFGALKKGLVGQALDEEIRRMTACTADIVMAHEILPDPNNRLTLSDEKDWLGLPKPAIHYDVGDYVRRSAEQYSLPIARKIAEAMGATEVKFSTQFNQSKHIMGGTIMGNDAAHSVVDADCRAHDHANLFLPGGGAMPSTACGNSTLTMVALAFKASDAILQQLQEKAS; this is encoded by the coding sequence ATGGCAACTCCTTCTGAATCCACCGTGGTAATCGTTGGAACCGGCGTCGTTGGCGTGGTGATCGCCGAACAGCTTCTTGATGCCGGTATTTCCGTACTAATGCTGGAAGCCGGTCCACGGGTTTCTCGCGCAGAGATCGTTGAAAACTATCGTAATCTTCCCATGGCGGCAAAAGGTAACCCCATTGAATGTTACCCGTCGCGCAAGTGGGCACCACACCCGGAACCCGCAGGTGCCGGTAAAGGCTATCTGCAGTTAAGCGGCAGCGACTCCTATGCACAAAGCTATGTTCGCTACGCGGGCGGCTCGACCTGGCACTGGGCCGGAACCTGCTGGCGACTGACGCCAGATGATATGCAGTTACACACCCGCTATGGCGTTGGCCGCGACTGGCCGTTTGATTATCAGACGCTGGAACCCTACTACGTGCGCGCCGAATATAAGCTGGGTATTTGCGGCCCGGATGAACCCGCGTTGCAGTGGCCGCCACTGCGTTCCAAACCCTATCCAATGAAAGCGTTGCCGTTTGGTCCAGGCGAAAGCCGTTTTACCGAGGTGGTAAAAACCCTCGGTTATCACAATATTCCCTGCGCTCAGGCGCGCAACAGCGGCATTTCTTATGATGAGCGCCCGGCCTGCTGCGCCAATAATAACTGTGTGCCGGTATGTCCGGTCGGGGCCAAGTATGATGCCGCCACGGCACTGTCGCGCCTTGAGTCTAAAGGGGCAGTGATTATCGATAACGCCGTGGTATGGCGCGTCGAAACTGACAGCCGTAATCAGGTTGCCGCGGTACATTATTATGACCAGCACAAGCAGACGTATCGCGTGGGCGGCAAGCTGTTTATCCTCGCCTGTAACGGCCTGGAAACGCCAAAACTGCTGCTGATGTCAGCCGATGAGCGCAATCCAAATGGCCTGGCAAACAGTTCCGATCAGGTTGGCCGTAATATGATGGATCACCCGCAGATTACCATGACGGTGACGCTGCAGGAGCCGTTCTGGGCCGGTGTTGGCCCGGTGGTTAATAGCGGAATTATGGAAACCTCGCAGGGAGATTTCCGTGCACAGCACGCCGGTGCCTATTTCCGTTTTAACAACTTCGCACGTAACCGTTTTGTCACCTTTGGCGCGCTGAAAAAAGGGCTGGTCGGTCAGGCACTGGATGAAGAGATCCGCCGGATGACCGCCTGCACCGCCGATATTGTTATGGCGCATGAAATTCTGCCGGATCCTAATAACCGCCTGACGCTCTCAGACGAGAAGGACTGGTTGGGACTGCCTAAGCCCGCGATTCACTATGATGTCGGCGATTACGTGCGCCGCTCCGCAGAGCAGTATTCGCTGCCTATCGCACGCAAAATTGCTGAGGCGATGGGGGCCACAGAGGTGAAGTTCTCCACCCAGTTTAATCAGAGTAAACACATTATGGGCGGCACCATTATGGGTAACGATGCGGCTCATTCGGTGGTTGACGCCGACTGTCGCGCCCACGACCATGCCAACCTGTTCCTGCCCGGCGGCGGCGCGATGCCAAGTACCGCTTGTGGCAACAGCACCCTGACGATGGTTGCCCTCGCCTTTAAAGCATCCGATGCCATTCTCCAGCAGCTCCAGGAGAAAGCATCATGA
- a CDS encoding sugar dehydrogenase complex small subunit codes for MKNKHPFPGAEVSLSRRKVLMAGAIILASGITTSALPAFALPSQSEQLTSFMQLSRLLVNHQLDDGVGQRMLALLIEENSTLADSIRQILAIAHQHQATRVEDFFAAIPQGPLNELAHKIIFGWYTGSLEPTRSAKTFAFEQALSYHTTLDVITIPSYGLSGPNNWSRPNTPVANMPRF; via the coding sequence ATGAAAAATAAACATCCCTTTCCAGGCGCGGAAGTATCACTTTCGCGTCGTAAGGTATTGATGGCAGGTGCAATAATCCTCGCCAGCGGCATTACAACATCCGCACTCCCTGCATTTGCTTTACCCTCACAATCAGAACAACTCACCTCCTTTATGCAGTTGTCACGCCTGTTGGTCAATCACCAGCTGGATGACGGCGTGGGTCAGCGGATGCTGGCCCTGCTGATCGAAGAGAATTCTACTCTGGCTGATTCCATCCGGCAGATTCTGGCGATTGCTCATCAGCATCAGGCGACACGGGTTGAAGATTTCTTTGCGGCGATACCGCAAGGCCCGCTCAACGAGCTGGCCCATAAGATTATCTTTGGCTGGTATACCGGGAGTCTTGAGCCGACGCGCTCCGCGAAAACTTTCGCCTTTGAACAGGCGCTGAGTTATCACACCACGCTGGATGTGATCACGATTCCATCTTATGGGCTGAGTGGCCCGAATAACTGGAGTCGTCCCAATACACCGGTCGCAAATATGCCCCGTTTCTGA
- a CDS encoding enolase C-terminal domain-like protein, whose translation MSDSPVITDVKVIPVTGYDSMLLNIAGAHSCFFSRVLLVITDSAGHSGVGEIPATQVVQKILQNAAPFLIGQKITRLNALVAEMHQRDLNGEHPDMLRFPQARAWDLERHYNAVAAVEAALLDLMGQFLNEPVAELLGAGKQRDEIPVLGYLFYIADRQRADMPYQPGRQDQHPWYHLRHQQAMGIDDVVRLAEAAQDLYGFKDFKLKGGVQRGETEIETAVALKKRFPEARVTVDPNASWSLEQAITLCRGMGDVLSYVEDPCGAEQGYSGRETLAEFKRATGLPVATNMIANDWRQLNHALQLNAIDIPLADPHFWTMRSAATVGQLCHEWRLTMGCHSNNHFDISLAMLAHLGASAPGEITSFDTHWIWQDGQYLTKEPLQIRNGKISLPDKPGFGIELDWEKVEAANRLYNSLPVKDRDDTLPMQYLIDGWQFNPKQATLLR comes from the coding sequence ATGTCTGATTCGCCCGTCATCACCGACGTCAAAGTTATTCCGGTCACCGGTTACGACAGCATGCTGTTAAACATCGCTGGTGCGCACAGCTGCTTTTTCTCACGCGTATTGCTGGTGATCACCGACAGCGCCGGCCATAGCGGCGTCGGTGAAATTCCCGCCACTCAGGTGGTACAAAAAATTCTGCAAAATGCCGCGCCTTTCCTGATCGGACAGAAAATTACCCGGCTGAATGCGCTGGTCGCCGAAATGCACCAGCGCGATCTTAACGGTGAGCATCCGGATATGCTGCGGTTTCCGCAGGCGCGCGCCTGGGATCTGGAGCGGCATTACAATGCGGTGGCAGCGGTTGAAGCCGCGCTGCTGGATTTAATGGGCCAGTTTCTTAATGAGCCGGTGGCAGAGCTACTGGGTGCTGGCAAACAGCGCGATGAGATTCCGGTGCTGGGCTATCTGTTTTATATCGCCGATCGCCAGCGGGCGGATATGCCCTATCAGCCCGGCCGACAGGATCAACACCCCTGGTATCACCTGCGCCACCAGCAGGCGATGGGCATCGATGATGTGGTGCGGCTGGCCGAAGCGGCGCAGGATCTTTATGGCTTTAAGGACTTTAAGCTGAAAGGCGGCGTACAGCGCGGCGAAACCGAAATCGAAACCGCGGTAGCGCTGAAAAAACGCTTTCCTGAGGCGCGGGTTACCGTCGATCCAAACGCCAGCTGGTCGCTTGAACAGGCGATTACGCTGTGTCGCGGTATGGGCGATGTACTGTCGTATGTCGAAGATCCCTGCGGCGCAGAGCAGGGCTATTCCGGGCGTGAAACTCTCGCCGAGTTTAAACGCGCCACGGGATTACCGGTCGCGACCAATATGATTGCCAATGACTGGCGACAGCTTAATCATGCGCTACAGCTGAACGCCATTGATATTCCGTTAGCCGATCCGCATTTCTGGACGATGCGCAGCGCGGCCACTGTCGGACAGCTGTGCCATGAATGGCGACTGACAATGGGCTGCCACTCCAATAACCACTTCGATATTTCACTGGCGATGCTGGCACACCTTGGCGCGTCTGCACCGGGCGAGATCACTTCGTTCGATACCCACTGGATTTGGCAGGACGGGCAATACTTAACCAAAGAACCGCTGCAAATCCGTAACGGTAAAATCAGCCTGCCTGATAAACCCGGTTTCGGTATTGAACTTGACTGGGAAAAAGTGGAAGCGGCCAACCGTTTATATAACAGCCTGCCGGTTAAAGATCGTGATGATACGCTGCCGATGCAGTATCTGATCGATGGCTGGCAGTTTAATCCAAAGCAAGCCACGCTGCTGCGTTAA
- a CDS encoding MFS transporter, with translation MTGHDNAAVRSANRKFFARIIPLLMLMLIINQIDRSNIGFIKHQLELDVGISTAAFGFGAGLFFIGYALFEVPSNILLDKLGARTWLTRIMITWGVVVFATGFIQTPTQFYIARFLLGIAEAGFFPGLLFYFRKWVPNVYRGRATALILSSSAAAYLLSGPITGGLLEMHDFLGIAGWKWVLFIEGAISVLVGIFAIGWLVSAPESAKWLTPQEKTALNSTLAEESTSRDRTSREVSKWKLLFEGQMAYLCFLFFTMCMTGYTLVFWQPQIIARIGGLSPFEVGLLTSVPWLCAIIAINILGRLADRFHHRRELMLSIALVVTAIGTFLCATGSPIFGLLALCIVCVGSKSSAVLFWPIPQANLPSSIVAPGIALINSLGNLGGFFAPTVFGYLELKTGSTMGGLMGLSAFSVFAAITLLFVKTRPKPVAMEKSPNV, from the coding sequence ATGACAGGACATGACAATGCAGCGGTACGGAGTGCGAACCGCAAGTTCTTTGCCCGCATTATTCCGCTGTTAATGCTGATGCTGATAATTAACCAGATCGATCGTTCGAATATCGGTTTTATCAAACATCAGCTGGAACTGGATGTCGGGATCAGCACCGCGGCATTCGGTTTCGGCGCGGGGCTGTTTTTTATTGGCTACGCGCTGTTTGAAGTGCCCAGTAATATCCTGCTGGATAAACTGGGCGCACGCACCTGGCTGACGCGTATTATGATCACCTGGGGCGTGGTGGTGTTTGCCACCGGATTTATTCAGACCCCAACCCAATTCTATATCGCCCGTTTTCTGCTCGGCATCGCCGAAGCCGGTTTCTTTCCCGGCCTGCTGTTTTACTTCCGTAAATGGGTACCTAATGTGTATCGCGGGCGTGCCACCGCCCTGATACTGAGCAGTTCAGCCGCCGCTTACCTGTTGTCCGGGCCGATTACCGGTGGACTGCTGGAGATGCATGATTTTCTCGGCATTGCCGGCTGGAAATGGGTGTTGTTTATCGAAGGTGCCATCTCGGTATTAGTGGGTATTTTTGCGATTGGCTGGCTGGTTTCCGCTCCGGAAAGTGCAAAGTGGCTGACGCCGCAGGAAAAAACTGCCCTGAACAGCACGCTGGCCGAAGAGTCAACCTCACGCGATCGCACCTCACGCGAAGTTTCAAAGTGGAAGCTGCTGTTCGAAGGGCAGATGGCCTATCTCTGTTTCCTGTTTTTTACCATGTGTATGACCGGCTATACCCTGGTTTTCTGGCAACCACAGATCATCGCGCGTATCGGAGGGCTGTCACCGTTTGAAGTTGGGCTGCTGACCTCGGTACCCTGGCTGTGTGCGATCATCGCCATCAATATTCTTGGCCGACTGGCTGACCGCTTTCATCATCGACGCGAACTGATGCTGTCGATTGCGCTGGTGGTGACGGCCATCGGCACCTTTCTTTGCGCGACGGGCAGCCCGATTTTCGGCCTGCTGGCACTGTGCATCGTCTGCGTCGGCAGCAAGTCCAGCGCGGTGCTGTTCTGGCCTATTCCACAGGCTAACCTGCCGTCCAGCATTGTGGCTCCGGGTATCGCCCTGATCAATTCGCTGGGAAATTTAGGCGGCTTTTTTGCCCCGACGGTATTTGGTTATCTCGAACTGAAAACCGGCAGCACCATGGGTGGACTGATGGGGCTGAGCGCCTTCTCGGTCTTTGCCGCCATTACGCTGTTGTTTGTTAAAACGCGCCCTAAACCTGTTGCGATGGAGAAGTCACCAAATGTCTGA
- a CDS encoding MFS transporter, with protein sequence MKKVLRTFLPLYTTTLLMLLGSGLLTTYVSLRLAHEQVSGALIGGITAANYIGLVIGGKVGHNLIARVGHIRAYVSCAGVITASVLGHGLTDYLPLWIFLRMVIGLCMMCQYMVLESWLNDQAEVGQRGVIFGLYMVATYLGLSAGQFILVVQSGFGLTSLMIVALCFALCLVPIALTTRTNAQPMSPAPMELGYFFKTIPRILVMTLVIGMVVGGFYGMAPVYVSQLGFGTHLTGIFMGITIFAGLISQFPLSWLSDRVDRNRLLFITALLFALAASPLALPVSFPFALTVGLAFAASMMQFSLYPLAVAIANDQVVPERRVSLTACLLMAFGVGACIGPLLTGALMQPLGGNMLYSFFCLCGVVIAALSWQKVSSVTPADETQFPHVLVPDSLASSPLAAALNPTIDEEEIQSAMVNSEEEDERVDDAEIEPEKEEERV encoded by the coding sequence ATGAAGAAAGTCCTCAGAACATTTTTACCGCTCTACACCACCACGTTATTAATGCTGTTAGGTTCCGGTTTACTGACAACCTACGTCTCTTTACGTCTGGCTCACGAGCAGGTGAGCGGGGCGTTGATCGGGGGAATTACGGCGGCCAACTATATTGGCCTGGTGATTGGCGGCAAGGTCGGGCATAACCTGATTGCCCGCGTCGGTCATATTCGTGCTTATGTATCCTGCGCCGGGGTGATTACCGCCTCGGTGCTCGGGCATGGCCTGACCGACTATCTGCCGCTGTGGATTTTCCTGCGAATGGTTATCGGCCTGTGCATGATGTGCCAGTACATGGTGCTGGAAAGCTGGCTGAACGATCAGGCAGAAGTGGGTCAGCGCGGGGTGATCTTTGGCCTGTATATGGTAGCGACCTATCTTGGTCTGTCCGCCGGTCAGTTTATTCTGGTGGTACAAAGCGGCTTTGGCCTGACCAGCCTGATGATCGTCGCGCTCTGTTTTGCGCTTTGCCTGGTGCCGATTGCGCTGACAACCCGTACCAATGCCCAGCCGATGTCACCCGCGCCAATGGAGCTGGGGTACTTTTTCAAAACTATTCCGCGAATTCTGGTCATGACGCTGGTTATCGGCATGGTAGTTGGTGGCTTTTACGGCATGGCGCCGGTGTATGTCAGCCAACTGGGATTCGGCACCCATCTCACCGGGATATTTATGGGCATCACCATTTTTGCCGGTTTAATTTCGCAATTCCCGCTGAGCTGGCTGTCAGATCGGGTCGATCGTAATCGCCTGCTGTTTATTACCGCGCTGCTGTTTGCGCTGGCAGCCAGCCCGCTGGCATTGCCGGTCTCTTTCCCGTTCGCGCTGACCGTCGGGCTGGCTTTTGCCGCCAGTATGATGCAGTTTTCGCTCTATCCGCTGGCGGTGGCGATAGCCAATGACCAGGTGGTTCCCGAGCGGCGCGTGTCGCTGACCGCCTGTCTGCTGATGGCATTTGGCGTCGGTGCCTGTATCGGGCCGCTGCTGACCGGTGCGCTGATGCAGCCGCTCGGCGGCAATATGCTCTATTCATTCTTCTGTCTTTGCGGCGTGGTGATCGCAGCCCTCAGCTGGCAGAAAGTCTCTTCGGTCACGCCTGCCGACGAAACGCAGTTTCCTCACGTGCTGGTGCCGGACAGTCTGGCCAGTTCGCCTCTGGCTGCCGCGCTGAACCCGACGATTGATGAAGAAGAGATTCAGTCAGCCATGGTGAATAGCGAAGAAGAGGATGAACGGGTGGACGATGCGGAAATCGAGCCGGAGAAGGAAGAGGAGCGCGTCTGA
- a CDS encoding acyltransferase family protein, protein MNSSGLNLIKTLGCLTAVTFFTLYNTYDNYSYNYNQALAFLTFISTIATPLFFVVAGYLDAGSQHSPEWQLKKIRRIVVIFLFWYSIYYFIEPFYKGYLIQPWFALALVIIYCFHPLIDWLIKRRVLCLSLLGLLLLFALGYDLQAVSPSEHRWLSIPAEFRLWTWLLYYLTGQLLFDPAIAAFYTRPRVAKAALIAVPFVYVFTWLYEKHFFFALFRVERDGYILTGSQVYILVVLIIIAINGLNISESLNRISATLSKTMTGVYILHYSFFNLLIQWISITSLASKLFTILLTFLLSVMLTLLMLQFKVTKRLVSF, encoded by the coding sequence ATGAACAGCAGCGGACTGAACCTGATTAAAACCTTAGGTTGCCTGACGGCGGTGACCTTTTTCACCCTTTACAACACTTATGACAACTATTCGTATAACTACAACCAGGCATTAGCCTTTCTGACGTTTATATCGACCATTGCAACGCCACTGTTTTTTGTGGTGGCGGGCTACCTGGATGCCGGTAGCCAGCATTCTCCAGAGTGGCAGCTGAAAAAAATCCGCCGGATTGTGGTGATTTTTCTGTTCTGGTACTCAATTTATTATTTTATTGAACCCTTCTATAAGGGCTATCTGATTCAGCCGTGGTTTGCGCTGGCGCTGGTGATCATCTACTGCTTCCATCCGCTGATTGACTGGCTGATAAAGCGGCGGGTGCTGTGTTTGTCGCTGCTCGGTCTGCTGCTGCTGTTCGCACTCGGTTACGATCTGCAAGCGGTGTCTCCATCGGAACACCGCTGGTTGTCGATTCCCGCCGAGTTTCGCCTCTGGACATGGCTACTGTATTACCTGACCGGGCAACTGCTGTTTGACCCGGCCATCGCCGCTTTTTACACCCGCCCACGCGTGGCGAAAGCCGCGCTGATCGCCGTGCCCTTTGTCTATGTTTTTACCTGGCTCTACGAAAAACACTTTTTCTTTGCCCTGTTCCGGGTAGAACGTGACGGTTATATCCTCACCGGTTCACAAGTTTATATTCTGGTGGTGCTGATCATTATTGCTATTAACGGGCTGAATATCTCGGAAAGTCTGAATCGAATCTCTGCCACCCTCAGCAAGACGATGACCGGCGTCTATATTCTGCACTACTCGTTTTTTAATCTGCTGATCCAGTGGATCAGCATTACCTCACTGGCATCCAAACTGTTTACTATCCTGCTGACTTTTTTGCTGTCGGTAATGCTGACGCTGCTCATGCTGCAGTTTAAGGTAACCAAACGGCTGGTGTCATTCTGA
- a CDS encoding efflux RND transporter permease subunit: MGIIERFIQNNIRIWLAILLLGVGGIIALLNISRLEDPAFTIKTAVVVTQYPGASAQQVEEEVTLPLENALQRLPYLDNITSISSVGLSQITVNIDARYQASELPQIWDELRRRVGDAARQFPPGVSQPFVNDDFGDVYGYFFVLYGDNYNNQELRDYAEQLRRELILVPGVGKVAIGGVIPQQIHVDISHAKMAAFGITPARLADILSRQNIVSDAGSITVGSESIRLHPTGEFQNLDDLGNLLISTPGSTGSVYLRDIATLSSGISDSPDNIYHANGRPALAVGISYVPGVNVINVGEALNQQLSRMESGKPAGIELKVFYDQAQEVKQSVDGFILNFLMALAIVIGTLLIFMGLKSGVIIAASLAINVLGTLLIMYLAGIELQRVSLGALIIALSMLVDNAIVVVEGVLVDRQRGNKLLKSITHVIKRSALPLLGATVIAILAFAPIGLSQDSTGEYCKSLFQVLLISLMLSWLTALTLTPVFIKWAFRKAEQTPQSAPQSGSPYDGKLFRGYRRLLSALLRHKTLTLTTLVALLALSLYGFGQVRQNFFPSSNTPIFFVDLWMPYGTDIHYTSKIASEIEQRINKQQGVAATVTTVGQGGMRFTLTYNGQRQYTNYAQIMVRTDNEQRIASLSREIEQDIQANYPEVNERIKRIMFGPSGDSAIEVRIRGSEPDELRRIASQVGEIIQREGRVFTVRNDWQERSKIIRPQFSPYLGRELGVDKREVDNALRMNFSGSPVGIYREGSRLMPMLLRTPDAERLDASHIANIQVWSQTQNQFIPLSNVVSEFTTEWEDPLIMRRDRMRILTVQTDPDPLSDETSGDVLARIRPHIEALPLPPGYSIDWGGDEENSREAQAGLFSTLPIGFLLMFIITVLMFSSLKNAVAIWLTVPLALIGVTFGFLLTGIPFGFMALIGLLSLSGMLIRNGIVLVDEINQQLASKSQHDAIIDAATSRLRPILLTAFTTVLGLAPLLRDVFFQSMAVVIMFGLGFATVLTLLALPVIYQCFHLRAGKTQ, translated from the coding sequence ATGGGAATAATTGAGCGCTTTATTCAGAACAATATCCGCATCTGGTTGGCCATTTTATTACTCGGCGTCGGCGGCATTATTGCCCTGTTGAATATCAGCCGGCTGGAAGACCCTGCCTTTACCATTAAAACGGCGGTCGTGGTCACTCAATATCCAGGCGCGTCGGCACAGCAGGTAGAAGAGGAAGTAACGCTACCGCTGGAGAACGCGCTGCAACGGCTGCCGTATCTGGATAATATCACCTCTATTTCCAGCGTCGGCTTATCGCAGATTACCGTTAATATTGACGCCCGTTACCAGGCATCAGAACTGCCGCAAATCTGGGATGAGCTGCGCCGCCGGGTCGGCGATGCCGCCCGGCAGTTCCCGCCGGGCGTCTCTCAACCCTTTGTTAATGACGACTTCGGTGACGTCTACGGCTATTTCTTTGTGCTGTATGGCGACAATTACAACAATCAGGAACTGCGCGATTACGCCGAACAGCTTCGCCGTGAGCTAATCCTCGTGCCTGGCGTCGGCAAAGTGGCGATTGGCGGAGTAATCCCTCAGCAGATCCATGTTGATATTTCGCATGCCAAAATGGCAGCGTTTGGCATTACTCCGGCGCGGCTGGCAGATATTTTAAGCCGCCAGAATATCGTTTCCGACGCGGGCAGCATTACCGTTGGCAGCGAATCGATTCGCCTGCATCCTACCGGCGAATTCCAGAACCTTGACGACCTCGGTAATCTGCTGATTAGCACGCCTGGCAGCACCGGCAGCGTCTATCTGCGTGATATTGCCACCCTCAGCTCCGGCATCAGCGACAGCCCGGATAATATTTATCACGCTAACGGCCGCCCGGCACTGGCGGTCGGCATCTCCTATGTGCCTGGCGTCAATGTGATCAATGTCGGCGAAGCGCTTAATCAGCAACTGAGCCGGATGGAGAGCGGAAAACCAGCCGGTATTGAACTTAAAGTATTCTACGATCAGGCACAGGAAGTGAAGCAGTCGGTCGACGGCTTTATTCTTAACTTCCTGATGGCACTGGCGATTGTTATCGGCACACTGCTGATATTCATGGGGTTAAAAAGCGGTGTAATTATCGCCGCCTCGCTGGCAATTAACGTGCTCGGTACGCTGCTGATTATGTATCTGGCGGGAATCGAGCTACAGCGGGTGTCGTTAGGCGCGTTAATTATTGCGTTAAGTATGCTGGTAGATAACGCCATTGTGGTGGTCGAAGGGGTGCTGGTCGATCGGCAACGCGGCAATAAGCTACTGAAGTCGATTACCCACGTGATTAAACGTTCCGCGCTGCCATTGCTCGGTGCCACGGTGATCGCCATCCTTGCCTTTGCGCCCATTGGTCTGTCGCAGGACTCCACCGGCGAATACTGCAAATCACTGTTCCAGGTGCTGCTGATTTCACTGATGCTCAGCTGGCTGACGGCTCTGACGCTGACCCCGGTATTTATCAAATGGGCATTCCGCAAAGCAGAGCAGACGCCACAGAGTGCGCCGCAGTCTGGCTCACCTTATGACGGCAAACTGTTCCGCGGCTATCGCCGCCTGCTGAGCGCGCTGTTACGCCACAAAACGCTGACCCTGACCACGCTGGTGGCGCTACTGGCGCTGTCGCTGTACGGTTTTGGTCAGGTGCGGCAGAACTTCTTCCCGTCGTCAAACACGCCGATTTTCTTTGTCGATCTCTGGATGCCCTACGGCACCGATATCCACTACACCAGCAAAATCGCCAGTGAAATTGAACAGCGGATCAATAAACAGCAAGGGGTGGCCGCGACCGTCACAACCGTTGGCCAGGGCGGGATGCGCTTTACCCTGACCTATAACGGACAACGACAGTACACCAACTATGCGCAGATTATGGTGCGGACTGATAACGAGCAGCGTATTGCCAGCCTGTCACGCGAAATCGAACAGGATATCCAGGCCAACTATCCGGAGGTCAACGAGCGGATTAAACGCATTATGTTCGGCCCTTCCGGCGACAGCGCCATTGAAGTTCGTATTCGCGGCAGCGAGCCGGATGAACTGCGCCGTATCGCCAGCCAGGTTGGCGAGATTATTCAGCGTGAAGGCCGGGTATTTACCGTACGCAATGACTGGCAGGAGCGCAGTAAAATCATCCGTCCGCAGTTCTCACCCTACCTGGGACGTGAACTGGGCGTTGATAAACGCGAAGTCGACAATGCCTTACGCATGAATTTCAGCGGGTCGCCGGTGGGTATTTATCGTGAAGGCTCACGCCTGATGCCAATGCTGTTGCGCACTCCTGATGCCGAGCGCCTGGATGCCAGCCATATCGCTAATATTCAGGTGTGGAGCCAGACGCAGAATCAATTTATTCCGCTGAGTAATGTGGTCAGTGAATTCACTACCGAATGGGAAGATCCGTTAATCATGCGGCGCGACAGGATGCGTATTCTGACGGTGCAGACCGATCCCGATCCGTTAAGCGACGAAACTTCCGGTGACGTGCTGGCGCGTATCCGCCCGCATATCGAAGCGTTACCGCTGCCGCCAGGTTACAGCATTGACTGGGGCGGCGATGAGGAGAACTCCCGTGAAGCACAGGCCGGGCTGTTCAGCACCCTGCCGATCGGTTTCCTGTTAATGTTTATTATTACCGTACTGATGTTCAGCTCACTGAAAAATGCGGTAGCCATCTGGCTGACCGTGCCGCTGGCACTGATTGGCGTCACATTCGGCTTCCTGCTGACCGGTATTCCCTTCGGCTTTATGGCGCTGATTGGACTGCTCAGTCTGAGTGGTATGCTGATCAGAAACGGTATCGTACTGGTGGATGAAATTAACCAGCAGTTGGCGAGCAAAAGTCAGCACGACGCCATAATTGATGCTGCGACTTCTCGTTTGCGCCCAATTCTGCTGACCGCCTTCACCACCGTACTGGGGCTGGCACCGCTGCTGCGCGATGTGTTCTTCCAGAGCATGGCGGTGGTGATTATGTTTGGTCTCGGGTTCGCCACCGTGCTGACGCTGCTGGCACTGCCAGTGATTTATCAGTGTTTTCATTTGCGGGCCGGAAAAACGCAATAA